Proteins from one Megalops cyprinoides isolate fMegCyp1 chromosome 11, fMegCyp1.pri, whole genome shotgun sequence genomic window:
- the LOC118785486 gene encoding neuronal membrane glycoprotein M6-b-like isoform X2, producing the protein MKSAMETTADENQHQSQDKKGCFECCIKCLGGVPYASLVATILCFSGVALFCGCGHVALTGTVIMLENHFSKVSSDHAVLTDVIQLMQYVIYGIASFFFLYGIILLAEGFYTTSAVKELHHEFKTTICGRCISGMFLFLTYILGVAWLGVFGFSAVPVFLFYNMWSTCAAMKSPMANVTSVDSICVDVRQYGIIPWNATPGKACGSTLGDICNTSEFYLSYHLFIVACAGAGATVIALLIYMMATTYNYAVLKFKSRRDCCTKF; encoded by the exons gttgCTTCGAGTGCTGCATCAAATGTTTGGGTGGGGTGCCCTATGCCTCGCTAGTGGCCACCATCCTCTGCTTTTCGGGTGTGGCCCTCTTCTGTGGGTGTGGTCATGTGGCACTGACCGGCACAGTCATCATGTTAGAGAACCACTTCTCCAAAGTCAGCAGCGACCATGCAGTACTAACTGACGT AATACAGCTGATGCAGTATGTGATCTATGGAATCGCTTCCTTCTTCTTCCTGTATGGTATCATCCTGCTGGCTGAGGGCTTCTACACCACCAGCGCTGTCAAGGAGCTGCACCACGAGTTCAAGACCACCATCTGCGGCCGCTGCATCAGTGGGATG TTTTTGTTCCTGACTTATATCCTGGGCGTAGCTTGGCTGGGCGTGTTCGGTTTTTCTGCTGttcctgtcttcctcttctACAACATGTGGTCCACATGCGCTGCTATGAAGTCACCCATGGCCAATGTCACCTCTGTAGACTCCATCTGTGTGGACGTCCGTCAGTATG GTATTATTCCCTGGAATGCCACACCGGGGAAAGCATGTGGGTCTACACTGGGAGATATCTGTAACACTAGTGAG ttCTACCTGTCATACCACCTGTTCATAGTGGCATGTGCGGGGGCTGGTGCCACTGTTATTGCACTG CTGATCTACATGATGGCCACCACTTATAACTATGCCGTTCTGAAGTTTAAAAGTCGGAGAGACTGCTGCACTAAGTTTTAA
- the LOC118785486 gene encoding neuronal membrane glycoprotein M6-b-like isoform X1 — MKSAMETTADENQHQSQDKKGCFECCIKCLGGVPYASLVATILCFSGVALFCGCGHVALTGTVIMLENHFSKVSSDHAVLTDVIQLMQYVIYGIASFFFLYGIILLAEGFYTTSAVKELHHEFKTTICGRCISGMFLFLTYILGVAWLGVFGFSAVPVFLFYNMWSTCAAMKSPMANVTSVDSICVDVRQYGIIPWNATPGKACGSTLGDICNTSEFYLSYHLFIVACAGAGATVIALIHFLMILSANWAYLKDASHTHEYQDIKVKEEQELQDIQSRSKECLNSYT, encoded by the exons gttgCTTCGAGTGCTGCATCAAATGTTTGGGTGGGGTGCCCTATGCCTCGCTAGTGGCCACCATCCTCTGCTTTTCGGGTGTGGCCCTCTTCTGTGGGTGTGGTCATGTGGCACTGACCGGCACAGTCATCATGTTAGAGAACCACTTCTCCAAAGTCAGCAGCGACCATGCAGTACTAACTGACGT AATACAGCTGATGCAGTATGTGATCTATGGAATCGCTTCCTTCTTCTTCCTGTATGGTATCATCCTGCTGGCTGAGGGCTTCTACACCACCAGCGCTGTCAAGGAGCTGCACCACGAGTTCAAGACCACCATCTGCGGCCGCTGCATCAGTGGGATG TTTTTGTTCCTGACTTATATCCTGGGCGTAGCTTGGCTGGGCGTGTTCGGTTTTTCTGCTGttcctgtcttcctcttctACAACATGTGGTCCACATGCGCTGCTATGAAGTCACCCATGGCCAATGTCACCTCTGTAGACTCCATCTGTGTGGACGTCCGTCAGTATG GTATTATTCCCTGGAATGCCACACCGGGGAAAGCATGTGGGTCTACACTGGGAGATATCTGTAACACTAGTGAG ttCTACCTGTCATACCACCTGTTCATAGTGGCATGTGCGGGGGCTGGTGCCACTGTTATTGCACTG ATCCACTTCCTCATGATTCTCTCAGCCAATTGGGCCTACCTTAAGGATGCCAGTCACACACATGAGTACCAAGACATCAAAGTGAAGGAAGAGCAGGAGCTCCAAGATATCCAGTCACGGTCAAAGGAATGTCTCAATTCATATACATAA